Within the Saccharopolyspora gloriosae genome, the region TTCTACCCGTGCCGTCGGGCCGACTTCGGCCGTCGACGTAGAGGTCCGACTCTGCGACCGGACCGGAGCCAACGAATTCGCGAGCTCCGCGTGCAAGTCGCCGCAGAGAGAGCCTCGCCGGGAGGCGTAGTTGACCTACTCCTCAGATCCCGGCATATCGCCCAAAATAGAGATCGTCACCGTGACAAAAGGACCCGGTGTCATCCTTCGCGGATCTCACGGAGCTTTTCGGCCTCTCCGGGCAACAACAACTCGGCCAACCGCTCCAAGTCGTCGACCGAACCGAACTCCACGACGATCCGGCCCTTCCGCTTCCCCAGATCCACCTTGACCTTGGTGTCGAAGCGATCCGACAGCTTCTCCGCCAACCCTTGAAGGCCGGGGGACTGCAGCGGCTTGCGCGGAGCCTGCTTCTCCTTCGCAGGCCCCTCGCTCTTCTTGAGAGTCACCGCCTCCTCGGTCGCCCGCACCGACAACCCTTCGGCGATGATCCGCGAGGCCAACTCCTCCTGGCCGCCCGCCTCGTCCAACGCGAGCAACGCGCGAGCATGCCCCGCCGACAGCACACCGGCGGCGACCCGGCGCTGCACCGGCATCGGCAGCCGAAGCAGGCGGATCGTGTTCGTGATGACCGGACGGCTCCGACCGATGCGCTCCGCGAGCTCGTCATGCGTCACGTCGAACTCGTCCAGCAGCTGCTGGTACGCCGCAGCCTCCTCCAACGGGTTCAGCTGTACCCGGTGGATGTTCTCGAGCAGCGCGTCCCGCAGCAGCGCGTCGTCCTGGGTCTCCCGGACGATCGCCGGAATGACTTCCAGCCCGGCGCGCTGCGAAGCACGCCACCGGCGCTCACCCATGATGAGCTCGAACTGCTCGGGCTCGACCTCACGCACCACGATCGGCTGCATCAGCCCGAACTCGCGGATGGAGTGCTCCAGCTCGGCGAGCGCTTCCTCGTCGAAGACCTGCCGCGGCTGCCGCGGGTTCGGCGTGATCAACGAGGTGACGATCTCCCGGTACGTCGCACCCGCCACGGTCCCGCCGCTTGTTTCACGTGAAACCGGCTCCGGAGCGCTCGCGCCGTCCCCCGAGATGGGGGAGGAGGGTGGCGTGAAGCCTGCCCCGCGAACGGTGACTCCGGTAGAGCCGGAGTCACCTTCCTCCGCGGGAGGACCGCTCGGAATCAGCGCCGCGAGACCGCGCCCCAAACCACCCTTGCGTTCGGTCATGCCGTCTTCCTCTCCACACCCCGCTCGGCGATCTCCTTCGCCGCATCCAGGTAGCTCATCGAACCCCGCGAACCGGGATCGTAATTCAGCACCGTCTTTCCGAAGCCCGGCGCCTCGGAGATCTTCACGCTGCGCGGGATGACCGTCCGCAGCGTCAGCTCACCGAAGTGCCCCCGGACCTCATTGGTCACCTGGTCCGCCAGCTTGGTGCGGCCGTCGTACATCGTCAGCAGAATCGTCGACACCCACAGCGCTGGGTTCAAGTGCGCCTGCACCAGCTCGATGTTGCGGAGCAGCTGCCCGAGACCTTCCAGCGCGTAGTACTCGCACTGGATCGGGATCAGCACTTCGTGCGCCGCGACCATCGCGTTCACCGTGAGCAAGCCCAGCGACGGCGGGCAGTCGATGAAGACGTAGTCGGGTGCGAGCTGCTCGATCGCGTCGGAATTCAGCGCCTCTTTGAGTCGTCCCTCCCGCGCGACCATCGACACCAGCTCGATCTCCGAGCCGGCCAGGTCGAGCGTCGCCGGGACGCAGTAGAGGTTCGGCGACTCGGTGCTCACCGCCGCGGCGTCCGCGATGCTGATCTCGCCGAGCAGCACCTCGTACACCGAGGGGACACCGGACCGGTGGTCCACGCCGAGCGCGGTGCTCGCGTTCCCCTGCGGGTCCAGGTCGATCACGAGCACCTTCAACCCCTGCACCGCCAGTCCGGCGGCGAGGTTCACCGTGCTCGTCGTCTTGCCGACGCCACCCTTCTGGTTGGCGACCGTGAGGATGCGCCGCCGGTCCGGGCGAGGCAACTGCATCGTCTCGGGATGCAGCACTCGGGTGGCTCGTTGAGCTTCTTCCATGATCGGAGTCCAGCCCACGCCATCCGCGGGAAATGCTTCACTTCCTTGAACGTGCTGTTCCGTCCCCGAAGGAAAACGCATGGAACCCATCACGCGTCCCTTCGTTTCACGTGAAACACGATCCGCTCCGTTCGACTCCGTCACCGTCCACGATCCTTCCTCGCTTTACGGCCGCCGTCACGACGCCGACCGGGCGCTCTCTGAGACACCCGCTCCACGACGACGACCGTCGTCGGTACATCGAGCACTTCGTCGCCACACGACTTCACTTCACCGTGGCTGCCACCGGCCGCTTGAATCGCGGCCGCATCGCGGTCCAGTTCTTCCGCAGCGGTGGATCCCTTCAACGCGAGCAGCCGCCCGCCTGGACGCAACAGGGGGAGGCACCACGCGGTGAGGCGCTCCATCGGCGCCACTGCGCGTGCGGTGACCACGTCCTGATCGGCGAGCCGATCACGCACCGGGCCTTCCTCGGCACGCCCACGCACCACCTCTACGGCAAGATCCAGTTCCTCGATGACTTCCCGCAGCCATGTCACTCGTCGAGCCATCGGCTCCAGCAGAACCAGCTCGATATCGGGGCGAGCGATCGCCAGCGGGATGCCCGGCAACCCTGCCCCTGAGCCTACGTCCACGACACGGCAATTCGGTGGCAGCAACTCCGCGAGTACCGCAGAGTTCAGCAGATGGCGGTCCCAAATTCGGTCCAGTTCCCGTGGACCGATCAATCCGCGTCGCACGCCTTGCTCGGCGAGCATCGCGGCGAACCGCTCCGCCCCCGGAAGACGATCACCGAAGACCGTCTGCGCGGCCGCCGGAACCGGGATCGGATCACCTTCTGCTGCGATCACAGTCTTCCATCCTGTTCTCGTTGTTTCACGTGAAACGGGGCGCGTCCACCAAGTCGGTACGGAGTTGTTTCACGTGAAACGGGCTCGATCGTCGGCACTCGGGTTTCACGTGAAACAGGGGACCGGATCAGGGGTCCGCGCGGCAGCCTTCATCATCTCAGCCCGAAGTCGCTCTTGCCCCCGCGCCCGGTTTCACGTGAAACGAGGCGGCCGCCGATCGCCCGTTTCACGTGAAACGCGGCTTCGGCGAACGAGGCTGCGTTTCACGTGAAACGCGGAGCGCCGAACCGGACCGCGGGGAGAGGACAGCAAGACGCCCGGCCGGGAGATCCCGACCGGGCGTCTTGAGTGAACATCCGCGTTGCCACGCGGGGGAGTGGAGTCAGCTGGACTTGTACACGACGACCTTGCGGCTCGGCTCTTCGCCTTCGCTCTCGCTGTGTACGCCGTCCACCGCCGCGACGGCGTCGTGGATGATCTTCCGCTCGAACGGGGTCATCGGACGCAGCCGCGCCTCGTTGCCCGACTCCAGCACCTCTTCCGCCGTCGTCCGACCGAGCGTGCTGAGCTCCTCGCGCCGACCGGCCCGCCAGCCGGCGACGTCCAGCATGAGTCGACTGCGCACGCCGGTGTCCTGCTGCACCGCGAGGCGGGTCAGCTCCTGCAGCGCCTCCAAGACCTGGCCGCGTGAACCGACCAGCTTCTCCAAGTCGCCACCGCCCTCGATGCTCACCACCGCACGGCCCGCCTCGACATCGAGGTCGATGTCGCCGTCGTAGTCGAGCAGGTCGAGCAGCCGCTCCAGGTAGTCACCGGCCACGTCGCCTTCTTGGACGAGCAGGGTCTCGGTATTGCTGCGCTCCTGGTCGGTGTTCGGCGTGGGCTCCGCCGACTCCTCGACCTTGGTCGATTCCTGCACGGTTTCAGACACTGAGCGTCTCCTCTCCAG harbors:
- a CDS encoding ParB/RepB/Spo0J family partition protein — protein: MTERKGGLGRGLAALIPSGPPAEEGDSGSTGVTVRGAGFTPPSSPISGDGASAPEPVSRETSGGTVAGATYREIVTSLITPNPRQPRQVFDEEALAELEHSIREFGLMQPIVVREVEPEQFELIMGERRWRASQRAGLEVIPAIVRETQDDALLRDALLENIHRVQLNPLEEAAAYQQLLDEFDVTHDELAERIGRSRPVITNTIRLLRLPMPVQRRVAAGVLSAGHARALLALDEAGGQEELASRIIAEGLSVRATEEAVTLKKSEGPAKEKQAPRKPLQSPGLQGLAEKLSDRFDTKVKVDLGKRKGRIVVEFGSVDDLERLAELLLPGEAEKLREIREG
- a CDS encoding ParA family protein, with protein sequence MEEAQRATRVLHPETMQLPRPDRRRILTVANQKGGVGKTTSTVNLAAGLAVQGLKVLVIDLDPQGNASTALGVDHRSGVPSVYEVLLGEISIADAAAVSTESPNLYCVPATLDLAGSEIELVSMVAREGRLKEALNSDAIEQLAPDYVFIDCPPSLGLLTVNAMVAAHEVLIPIQCEYYALEGLGQLLRNIELVQAHLNPALWVSTILLTMYDGRTKLADQVTNEVRGHFGELTLRTVIPRSVKISEAPGFGKTVLNYDPGSRGSMSYLDAAKEIAERGVERKTA
- the rsmG gene encoding 16S rRNA (guanine(527)-N(7))-methyltransferase RsmG translates to MIAAEGDPIPVPAAAQTVFGDRLPGAERFAAMLAEQGVRRGLIGPRELDRIWDRHLLNSAVLAELLPPNCRVVDVGSGAGLPGIPLAIARPDIELVLLEPMARRVTWLREVIEELDLAVEVVRGRAEEGPVRDRLADQDVVTARAVAPMERLTAWCLPLLRPGGRLLALKGSTAAEELDRDAAAIQAAGGSHGEVKSCGDEVLDVPTTVVVVERVSQRAPGRRRDGGRKARKDRGR
- a CDS encoding R3H domain-containing nucleic acid-binding protein; this encodes MSETVQESTKVEESAEPTPNTDQERSNTETLLVQEGDVAGDYLERLLDLLDYDGDIDLDVEAGRAVVSIEGGGDLEKLVGSRGQVLEALQELTRLAVQQDTGVRSRLMLDVAGWRAGRREELSTLGRTTAEEVLESGNEARLRPMTPFERKIIHDAVAAVDGVHSESEGEEPSRKVVVYKSS